Below is a window of Catalinimonas alkaloidigena DNA.
AATCCCAGTGCCGGGTACTTCCAACTGAAGTGGGCAGAAGCTCCGCACGGAAGTCTGACCCTGGAAGTGGTAGACCTGATGGGGCGGACCGTGTGGCGTAAGTCCGTCCGCAACCAACAGGAAGTGCTAGAAGAAGCGATTGATCTCCGTCTGCAACCGGCCGGCCTTTACAGCCTGCGCGTACAAACCCCCGCCGGGCAGCTGCTGCGTAAGATCGTGATCCAGTAGCGCCACCGCTTCGGCAAAAAGCGGGTGACAATTCCGCGAATCTTGGATCTTTGTGTCGTCGGCTCGGTTGAGTCGGCGGCACCAACCCCCTTCATTCGTATGCATTACTCGCTTCCTTTGGCCCTGGCGTTGGGCCTTCTGCTCGTCGCCTGCCAATCGGCTCCTTCCGACACCAGTACTTCGGCTGAGGCCATGGCCGATGCGACGCCGGGTGCGGCGTACCAACTGGTCTGGAGCGACGAGTTCGATGGCGAGCACCTCGACACTACCAAGTGGAACTACAACGTGGGAGGGCACGGCTGGGGCAACAACGAATTGCAGTTTTATACCGACGCGCGTCCCGAAAACGCGCGTCTGGCAGGCGGAACACTGCGGATTACGGCAATCCACGAACCCTGGGAAGGTAAGGAATTTACCTCGGCGCGCCTGACCACGAAAGGCAAAGCCGACTGGACCTACGGACGTTTCGAAATACGCGCCAAGCTGCCTTCGGGCGTGGGAACGTGGCCGGCCATCTGGCTGCTCTACACCGATAAAGAATATGGCAACCAAGGGTGGCCCGACAACGGTGAAATCGACATCATGGAAGAGGTGGGGTACGATCCGGACGTGATCCACTCCACGATACACGACAAAGCGTTTAACCACAGCATCGGCACGCAGGTGGGGGATACGCTCCGCATTCCTACGGCGCGCTCGGCGTTTCATGTGTACCGCACCGACTGGACGCCCGACTCCATCATCTCCTATATCGACGACCAACGTTATTTTGCGTTCGGCAACACCGGCGAGGGGTGGGAGGAGTGGCCATTCGACCACGACCACCACTTGCTACTCAACGTGGCGGTGGGCGGCAACTGGGGCGGCCAGCAGGGCGTGGACACCACGGCCTTTCCTACCGCCATGGAAGTCGATTACGTGCGGGTATACCAACAGAAATAATTACCCGAAGAATAGATAGGCGATGAAAATGCCCGAGATGATGGCGGCAAAGTCGGCAATCAGGCCGCAGGTAACGGCGTAGCGGGTGTTTCGGATGTTGACCGAACCAAAGTAGACGGCCAGGATGTAGAACGTGGTGTCCGTCGCCCCCTGAATGGTGGAAACCAGCCGCCCGGCAAACGAATCGGCTCCTTCGGCTTGCATCAGATCGACCATCAGTCCGCGCGCGCCACTTCCGCTGAGGGGCTTCATCAGGGCGGTGGGCAGGGCCGCCACAAAACGTGTATCGACGCCCAGGCTTCCGAAGAACGCGGCCAGCCCGTTCTGGATGTAGTCGAGCGCGCCGCAGGCTCGGAACACCCCGATGGCCACGAGTACCGCCACCAAGTACGGAATGATTTTAACGGCCACCTGAAATCCCTCTTTGGCCCCTTCGATAAATGTGTCGTAGACGTTGATGCCCTTGCGCCACGCCAATCCGATGAACGCGGCGATGATAGTGAACAGAATCAGGTTACCCACAATGGTAGAAACCCGGTTGATGGCCCCCGAATCCAGCGTGGCGAAATACCAGATGATGCCCGCGATGAAGAGCGAAAGGCCGCCCAGGTAAGCCAGCACCACCGGATGGAATAAGTTGATGCGTTGGTAGAGCGAGACGGCGATCAGCCCCGCCATAGTGGAGAAAAACGTGGTGAGCAGAATGGGAATGAAAATGTCGGCCGGGTTGGCGGCTCCGAGTTCGGCCCGGTACGTCATGATCGAAATCGGGATCAAGGTCAGGCCGGACGTGTTCAGTACCAGAAACATGATCTGCGCGTTCGAAGCGGTTTCGGGCGTGGGGTTGAGTTCCTGCAACTCTTCCATGGCCTTGAGGCCGAGCGGCGTGGCAGCATTGTCAAGGCCCAGCATGTTGGCCGAGAAGTTCATCAGAATGGAGCCGAACACCGGATGGCCCGCGGGCACTTCCGGAAAGAGCCGGTGGAAGAGGGGCCCGATCAGTTTTGCTAAAATGCGAATCATGCCGCCTGCTTCGCCGATCTTCATCAGGCCTAGCCAGAGCGTCAGCACACCCGTCAGGCCCAGGGATATCTCAAAGCCGGTTTTGGCCATATCGAACGTGGCGGACACCATGTTGGGGAAAACTTCGGCGTCCCCCAGAAAGATCAGTCGAATCAAACCGACGACAAAGGCAATGAGAAAAAAGGCAATCCAGATGTAGTTGAGCACCATAGGCGTAATTTTGCTAATTCCTTTTTAGCAAAAAGGATAAATTTGGCAGGAAACTTTCCCCGGCGAATCGTCGTCACGGCGGTCCGTCGCAACGGCGCAATATAACTGAATATGAGTCTACTGCGGGCTAACCTCCGTTTTCTTCGTAAGCAACACAAACTCACGCAGCAGAAGCTGGCGGACCGAATCGGCATCAAGCGGTCGTTGCTGGGCGCTTACGAAGAAGGGCGCGCCGAACCGCGCGAGGAGTACGTGGCGCGGATGGCCGAGGTGTTCGGAGTGGACTTCGTGCAACTGATGACCCGCGACCTGACGGGTGGGAATCCGCCGCCGTTGCCGGGCAGTGTGCCGACGCGTCACCACGACGATGCCCATCGGTCGCACCACGCCGCGCCCGTCCG
It encodes the following:
- a CDS encoding family 16 glycosylhydrolase, which codes for MHYSLPLALALGLLLVACQSAPSDTSTSAEAMADATPGAAYQLVWSDEFDGEHLDTTKWNYNVGGHGWGNNELQFYTDARPENARLAGGTLRITAIHEPWEGKEFTSARLTTKGKADWTYGRFEIRAKLPSGVGTWPAIWLLYTDKEYGNQGWPDNGEIDIMEEVGYDPDVIHSTIHDKAFNHSIGTQVGDTLRIPTARSAFHVYRTDWTPDSIISYIDDQRYFAFGNTGEGWEEWPFDHDHHLLLNVAVGGNWGGQQGVDTTAFPTAMEVDYVRVYQQK
- a CDS encoding nucleoside recognition domain-containing protein: MVLNYIWIAFFLIAFVVGLIRLIFLGDAEVFPNMVSATFDMAKTGFEISLGLTGVLTLWLGLMKIGEAGGMIRILAKLIGPLFHRLFPEVPAGHPVFGSILMNFSANMLGLDNAATPLGLKAMEELQELNPTPETASNAQIMFLVLNTSGLTLIPISIMTYRAELGAANPADIFIPILLTTFFSTMAGLIAVSLYQRINLFHPVVLAYLGGLSLFIAGIIWYFATLDSGAINRVSTIVGNLILFTIIAAFIGLAWRKGINVYDTFIEGAKEGFQVAVKIIPYLVAVLVAIGVFRACGALDYIQNGLAAFFGSLGVDTRFVAALPTALMKPLSGSGARGLMVDLMQAEGADSFAGRLVSTIQGATDTTFYILAVYFGSVNIRNTRYAVTCGLIADFAAIISGIFIAYLFFG